A single window of Buteo buteo chromosome 15, bButBut1.hap1.1, whole genome shotgun sequence DNA harbors:
- the EIF4A3 gene encoding eukaryotic initiation factor 4A-III, which produces MSGSAGSGGTAGSARKRLMKEEDMTKVEFETSEEVDVTPTFDTMGLREDLLRGIYAYGFEKPSAIQQRAIKQIIKGRDVIAQSQSGTGKTATFSISVLQCLDIQVRETQALILAPTRELAVQIQKGLLALGDYMNVQCHACIGGTNVGEDIRKLDYGQHVVAGTPGRVFDMIRRRSLRTRAIKMLVLDEADEMLNKGFKEQIYDVYRYLPPATQVVLISATLPHEILEMTNKFMTDPIRILVKRDELTLEGIKQFFVAVEREEWKFDTLCDLYDTLTITQAVIFCNTKRKVDWLTEKMREANFTVSSMHGDMPQKERESIMKEFRSGASRVLISTDVWARGLDVPQVSLIINYDLPNNRELYIHRIGRSGRYGRKGVAINFVKNDDIRILRDIEQYYSTQIDEMPMNVADLI; this is translated from the exons ATGTCGGGGTCGGCGGGATCCGGCGGGACGGCCGGCTCGGCGCGGAAGCGGCTGATGAAGGAGGAGGACATGACGAAGGTGGAGTTCGAGACGAGCGAGGAGGTGGACGTGACGCCCACCTTCGACACCATGGGCCTGCGGGAGGACCTGCTGCGCGGCATCTACGCCTACG GTTTCGAGAAGCCCTCGGCCATCCAGCAGCGAGCCATCAAGCAGATCATCAAGGGGAGAGACGTGATCGCCCA GTCACAGTCAGGAACAGGGAAGACAGCAACATTCTCCATCTCTGTTCTGCAGTGCCTGGATATACAG GTTCGCGAGACCCAGGCATTGATCTTGGCACCAACTCGGGAGCTTGCTGTACAGATTCAGAAG GGTCTTCTTGCTCTGGGAGACTACATGAATGTCCAGTGTCACGCCTGCATCGGAGGGACCAACGTGGGCGAAGATATCCGAAAACTGGATTATGGGCAGCATGTTGTTGCTGGCACTCCAGGCCGTGTGTTTG ATATGATTCGTCGTCGAAGTTTAAGGACTCGTGCCAtcaaaatgctggttttggatGAAGCAGATGAAATGCTCAATAAAG GTTTTAAGGAGCAGATTTATGATGTGTACAGATACTTGCCTCCAGCTACACAGGTGGTTCTGATCAGCGCCACTTTGCCTCATGAAATCCTGGAGATGACCAACAAATTCATGACAGACCCCATTCGCATCTTGGTGAAACG TGATGAGCTGACCCTTGAAGGAATCAAGCAGTTTTTCGTGGCTGTGGAGAGGGAAGAATGGAAGTTTGACACCTTGTGCGATCTCTATGACACACTCACAATCACCCAGGCTGTCATCTTCTGTAACACCAAGAGAAAG GTAGACTGGCTCACAGAGAAGATGAGAGAAGCCAACTTCACAGTTTCATCCATGCATGGGGACATGCCGCAAAAGGAGAGAGAGTCCATCATGAAAGAGTTCAGATCTGGTGCAAG CCGAGTCCTTATTTCAACAGATGTTTGGGCTAGAGGTCTGGATGTGCCTCAGGTGTCCCTGATCATTAACTATGACTTACCCAACAACAGAGAACTCTACATACACAG AATTGGCCGGTCAGGCAGATACGGCCGAAAGGGTGTAGCAATCAACTTTGTGAAGAATGATGACATCCGCATCCTGCGAGACATCGAGCAGTACTATTCCACCCAGATAGACGAGATGCCCATGAACG ttGCTGATCTTATCTGA